In the genome of Octopus sinensis linkage group LG12, ASM634580v1, whole genome shotgun sequence, one region contains:
- the LOC115218067 gene encoding protein trapped in endoderm-1-like, with protein MADTMNNTAVPEKEAEYSVEYMLGFFVIVGVLGNGLAICVFARKKEKLPHTIFIITLAFTDFLTCSIVVPLAIYMIHMRFETNSEVLCKVYFFLITSNVPFSAFIMVAIAVERYLSVCHPFLHLMKPKSTIFTILTMLLFASSLGVMTSLMHRPRPVSCSNSSEMEVLQSFNISKDSALNITDFMRFDEQVFNDNFTNIYLNALDNEEHSEQSCTRYVCKITFHLFSKDFVNIYQKVYASLFLLSFLSTLVLYGLIYRCVFWRRAKRWKSHLKQQQILSSNGGMSQTVNTVVDNEVTELTVFKNSPTNAAADADTTVAGKSAANASNHETEIILKKGAKANTLKRQITMKDKNRFANFKLAVMLFVVNLVFICAFLPSWLMAIHIIKFTPIIFYAYFCYNVANPVIYAFLNPSFRKDLYALMCLVVKKRSARQYI; from the coding sequence ATGGCGGACACGATGAATAATACAGCTGTACCCGAAAAAGAAGCAGAGTACAGTGTGGAATATATGCTTggattttttgttattgttggtgtgttGGGTAATGGTCTCGCAATTTGTGTATTTgccagaaaaaaagagaaattgcCACACACCATATTCATTATTACATTAGCATTCACGGATTTTCTTACATGCTCCATAGTGGTTCCCCTGGCGATATACATGATCCATATGCGTTTTGAAACAAACTCTGAAGTGTTGTGCAAAGTGTACTTTTTCCTCATTACATCTAATGTACCTTTCTCTGCATTTATCATGGTTGCTATTGCGGTCGAGCGCTATTTGTCAGTATGCCATCCTTTTTTGCATTTAATGAAACCTAAAAGCACAATATTCACTATATTAACAATGTTGTTATTTGCATCTTCCCTGGGTGTAATGACCTCTTTGATGCATAGACCAAggcctgtttcatgttcaaattcATCGGAAATGGAAGTACTTCAGAGTTTTAATATTTCCAAAGACAGTGCATTGAATATAACTGACTTTATGAGATTCGACGAACAGGTATTTAACGATAATTTCACCAATATTTATTTGAACGCATTAGACAATGAAGAACATTCAGAACAGTCTTGTACGAGATATGTCTGCAAAATCACCTTCCACCTTTTCTCTAAagactttgtaaatatatatcagaaagtATATGCGTccctttttttgttgtcttttctcAGTACTTTGGTACTCTATGGCTTGATATATCGTTGTGTGTTTTGGCGCAGAGCAAAACGTTGGAAATCTCATCTGAAACAACAGCAGATCCTCAGCAGCAACGGCGGCATGTCCCAAACTGTGAACACCGTGGTGGACAATGAAGTCACTGAATTAACCGTCTTCAAAAACTCGCCTACGAACGCTGCAGCCGATGCAGATACAACAGTCGCAGGAAAGTCTGCTGCCAACGCTTCCAACCatgaaacagaaattattttgaagaaagGTGCCAAAGCAAACACTTTAAAGCGGCAAATTACAATGAAAGACAAGAATCGTTTCGCTAATTTTAAACTTGCTGTTATGCTGTTTGTGGTGAACTTAGTTTTCATTTGTGCTTTCTTGCCATCCTGGTTAATGGCAATCCATATAATCAAATTTACACCAATTATCTTCTACGCATATTTTTGTTATAATGTAGCTAACCCTGTAATATATGCATTCTTAAACCCCTCCTTCAGGAAAGATCTTTATGCATTGATGTGTTTAGTAGTAAAGAAACGCTCCGCCAGGCAATATATATGA